In Candidatus Melainabacteria bacterium, a single window of DNA contains:
- a CDS encoding sel1 repeat family protein — protein MPTKALTDTNQKTREVQTEKTTRSTKANKTAKSMRSAKSMRSAKSIESEKTTQSKSSSRSATSSRTKAPVSIPIKTEALRKETIAKAIEERDPATQFQVALMYLDPSLDQINYSKAAVWFMKAAHSGHNAAQYNLGLLYMSGKGVARDFRKAHEYFSLAAAGNFAEAQNNLGFLYERGLGVDCDQRQAFTWYELSANNGLAKAQYNVASMYKVGVGVDADEQRAFKWFRKAAEQGHRMSKYNLACAYADGVGTMADPIEAEKWFISFGKESDLNFQIELGLRFYAGRGVNKDYDKAAKWLCKAAKQGSSRALYNLGMLYFCGGALQLNKKSALRLVRMAAERGYPKAKAFLKRYENGKPSEIDHGNPIFDVD, from the coding sequence ATGCCGACAAAAGCACTGACTGACACGAATCAAAAAACCAGAGAAGTACAAACAGAAAAAACAACCAGGTCAACGAAAGCAAACAAAACAGCAAAGTCGATGAGATCAGCAAAGTCGATGAGATCAGCAAAATCGATCGAATCAGAAAAGACAACCCAATCAAAATCAAGCAGTCGAAGCGCAACAAGCTCGCGAACGAAAGCACCAGTTTCGATACCAATCAAAACTGAGGCGTTGCGAAAAGAGACGATTGCGAAAGCGATCGAAGAGCGGGACCCCGCAACACAATTTCAAGTAGCTCTCATGTACCTTGATCCGTCACTGGATCAAATAAACTACTCGAAAGCGGCAGTCTGGTTCATGAAGGCAGCGCATAGCGGTCATAATGCAGCTCAGTATAACCTCGGCTTACTGTATATGTCCGGCAAGGGCGTAGCACGCGATTTCCGCAAAGCTCACGAGTATTTTTCACTGGCAGCGGCGGGAAATTTTGCGGAAGCGCAAAACAATCTGGGCTTCTTATATGAGCGCGGACTGGGTGTTGACTGCGACCAGCGTCAGGCATTTACCTGGTACGAATTATCTGCAAACAATGGATTAGCAAAGGCTCAATACAACGTTGCATCTATGTATAAGGTAGGCGTTGGCGTAGACGCCGACGAACAGCGAGCCTTCAAATGGTTCCGCAAAGCAGCAGAGCAAGGGCACAGAATGTCCAAATACAATCTTGCCTGCGCCTATGCAGATGGTGTCGGGACCATGGCAGACCCTATAGAAGCAGAAAAGTGGTTTATTTCCTTCGGCAAGGAGTCGGATCTCAACTTCCAGATCGAACTGGGTCTGAGATTTTATGCCGGTCGAGGTGTCAATAAAGACTACGATAAAGCAGCCAAATGGCTGTGCAAAGCAGCCAAGCAAGGCTCCTCAAGAGCCTTGTACAATCTGGGCATGCTCTACTTCTGCGGTGGTGCACTTCAATTGAACAAGAAAAGTGCACTGCGGCTGGTGCGCATGGCTGCAGAACGCGGCTATCCAAAGGCAAAAGCGTTTCTAAAACGCTATGAAAATGGCAAGCCGAGTGAAATAGACCACGGCAATCCAATCTTCGACGTGGACTAA
- a CDS encoding alpha/beta hydrolase — protein MGLETSDAAPQTPQPVQTPGTLNFLSIRAASLETNGRKLAPLGSNGESGEPARGSENRETARTTEHNGRKSGEQFQVSSKSNFAGLPEIKNENRSLDLSAPIYPSETKPETTRLNRSRSTSDTAEPPKNKYEIAVAEQLSQLASEAAFTPFTQAALNRDADRFPPVRNAQDGTTTYTIEQIGITDRDLAPGATSAEHFKRLVNITVPDNATSLKECKFDYKDRQPIDAKQFEALVDHAQKRQSDLSDKSAINARLTDPKDVSFYTHGIRTGAEDADFMALALQLTNGHSVVNVDWKSTAVRDETYGLQAAYDINRRGAAESYPKFEKVLDQAISHIGADQTDMIAFSHGAMFDTKYLQHRKETNATLIDEVILAHPDVKCSAMAPTDATGKVADADRLYASVARHAYVIGATNDLAMSGAAWSDSESAPKGSSFKEKWAFQNKQLEIHARLGNGGEISRRLVAGHGGTYVMETTPQDKKDSLNHFVNMAKINSLMNKREAELKLSSLERSK, from the coding sequence ATGGGTCTTGAAACAAGCGATGCGGCGCCGCAAACACCACAACCAGTTCAAACACCGGGAACTCTAAATTTTCTGTCGATTAGAGCAGCGAGCCTAGAAACAAATGGGCGAAAATTAGCGCCACTCGGCAGCAACGGCGAAAGCGGAGAACCGGCCAGAGGCAGCGAAAACAGAGAGACTGCTAGAACCACTGAACATAACGGCCGCAAAAGCGGCGAACAATTTCAAGTTAGTAGCAAATCGAACTTCGCCGGCTTACCAGAAATCAAAAATGAGAATCGCAGCCTCGATCTGAGCGCACCAATTTATCCTTCCGAAACTAAACCAGAAACTACGCGTCTCAATCGCTCCAGATCTACTAGCGACACGGCCGAGCCTCCTAAAAACAAATATGAAATCGCAGTGGCGGAGCAGTTATCGCAACTGGCTAGCGAAGCAGCTTTCACACCTTTCACGCAGGCCGCATTGAACAGAGATGCAGATAGATTTCCACCTGTAAGAAATGCACAGGATGGCACCACGACTTACACCATAGAACAGATCGGCATCACAGATAGAGACCTTGCACCAGGAGCAACAAGCGCAGAGCACTTCAAAAGACTGGTAAACATAACCGTTCCCGACAACGCAACTTCGCTGAAAGAGTGCAAGTTCGATTACAAAGATAGACAACCAATTGATGCCAAACAATTCGAGGCGCTGGTCGACCATGCGCAAAAACGTCAATCAGACTTGTCTGACAAATCGGCAATCAACGCCAGATTGACTGATCCCAAAGACGTATCATTCTACACGCACGGTATCCGAACAGGAGCCGAAGATGCTGATTTCATGGCACTAGCCTTGCAATTGACGAACGGACACTCAGTAGTCAACGTAGATTGGAAGTCTACTGCAGTTCGGGACGAAACATATGGACTGCAAGCAGCCTATGACATAAATAGACGCGGTGCAGCAGAATCATATCCGAAATTCGAGAAGGTTTTGGACCAGGCAATCAGCCACATCGGAGCAGATCAGACAGACATGATTGCCTTCAGCCATGGTGCCATGTTCGACACAAAATACTTGCAACACCGAAAAGAAACCAATGCAACATTGATAGACGAGGTCATACTGGCACATCCAGACGTAAAATGTTCAGCCATGGCACCGACTGACGCTACAGGAAAAGTAGCTGACGCAGACCGACTCTACGCAAGCGTCGCCCGACACGCATATGTGATTGGCGCCACGAACGACCTGGCTATGAGTGGTGCGGCATGGAGCGACAGCGAAAGCGCACCAAAGGGTTCCAGCTTCAAGGAAAAATGGGCGTTCCAAAACAAACAACTGGAAATCCACGCGCGCCTGGGAAACGGTGGCGAGATCAGCCGCCGATTAGTTGCCGGTCACGGTGGCACGTACGTGATGGAAACCACGCCACAAGATAAGAAAGACAGTCTCAATCACTTCGTCAATATGGCCAAAATCAATTCGCTGATGAACAAGCGAGAAGCGGAATTGAAACTATCAAGCCTGGAAAGATCTAAATAG
- the bglX gene encoding beta-glucosidase BglX, with the protein MQVVKHWITALSILIATQQTLPAAHAIEVHETKVPSANSQGMKKKVDELMSQMTLEEKIGQMNLLSIGVDVTGPVVSKDVDAKIKSGLVGGVFNTITPSAVRKLQEMAVNNSRLKIPLLFGYDVIHGHRTIFPINLGMSCSWEPELVERTASAAAREAAADGLNWVFAPMVDIARDPRWGRVSEGSGEDPYLGGQMAKATVRGYQGKNYDNADTVLACVKHYALYGAAEAGRDYNTVDMSLVRMYNEYLPPYKAAVEAGVDSVMTSFNEINGVPATANKWLVTDVLRKQWGFKGLIATDYTAVSEMIEHGVGDEAKVSELAINAGIDMDMVSELFIKHGTALVKSGKVSEAQVDAACRRVLEAKYKLGLFHDPYRYISEERNKKEMLSEDKLKLAKEAAIKSMVLLKNSSKTLPLSASQKVAFVGPLVKDQRNLLGSWSGFGDWNKATSIWQALDTKFGADKFLYAKGCNILDDEVLISRLNHDGALLKKDERSPQELIDEAVSTAKKADVVVAVLGEPFIFSGEAASRSMIGLPENQVALLKALKATGKPIALVLMNGRPLTLPWENANMDAILESWYGGTKSGDAIVDTLFGDANPSGKLSITFPINVGQIPIYYNAKNTGRPYAPNEKYRSQYLDIPNQPLYPFGYGLSYTTFDYTEPQLSRTSITPAETITVSTKVKNTGDRPGVETVQFYIRDLVGSITRPVKELKHYQKVELKPGEERTVEYKLTVDDLKFYNSDLNYVAEPGEFEVYCGTDSNNLKKAKFTLH; encoded by the coding sequence CTGCAGGTTGTGAAGCACTGGATTACCGCGCTATCTATATTGATTGCCACTCAACAAACATTGCCTGCGGCGCACGCGATTGAGGTTCATGAAACAAAAGTGCCTTCTGCAAACAGTCAAGGAATGAAGAAAAAAGTCGATGAGCTCATGAGCCAGATGACTTTGGAAGAAAAAATCGGTCAGATGAATCTCCTGTCGATCGGAGTAGATGTGACCGGTCCTGTTGTCAGTAAAGATGTGGATGCAAAAATCAAGAGTGGACTCGTGGGAGGTGTTTTCAACACCATCACACCATCGGCCGTGCGCAAGTTGCAAGAGATGGCCGTCAACAACTCCAGACTGAAAATTCCGCTGCTATTTGGATACGACGTAATTCATGGTCATCGCACTATTTTCCCTATTAACCTCGGCATGTCCTGTTCCTGGGAACCTGAACTCGTGGAACGCACAGCCAGTGCCGCCGCGCGCGAAGCAGCAGCTGACGGATTGAACTGGGTCTTTGCCCCAATGGTTGATATCGCTCGAGACCCTCGTTGGGGGCGTGTCTCAGAAGGCTCAGGAGAAGATCCATATCTGGGCGGACAGATGGCAAAAGCAACTGTGCGGGGATATCAAGGAAAGAATTACGACAATGCAGATACCGTTCTGGCATGCGTAAAACATTACGCCCTTTATGGTGCAGCTGAAGCCGGGCGCGATTACAACACCGTAGACATGAGCCTTGTGCGCATGTACAACGAATACTTACCGCCGTACAAGGCAGCTGTCGAGGCTGGGGTCGATTCGGTGATGACCTCGTTCAACGAAATCAACGGCGTTCCGGCAACTGCAAACAAGTGGCTGGTCACCGATGTTTTGCGCAAACAGTGGGGTTTCAAGGGACTGATCGCCACAGACTACACCGCAGTCAGTGAGATGATCGAACATGGCGTAGGAGACGAAGCGAAAGTCTCAGAACTGGCGATTAATGCCGGAATCGACATGGACATGGTCAGTGAGCTTTTCATCAAACACGGAACAGCTCTCGTCAAATCTGGAAAAGTCTCCGAAGCACAAGTCGATGCAGCTTGTCGCCGAGTGCTGGAAGCCAAATACAAACTTGGTCTGTTCCATGACCCTTACCGCTATATCAGCGAAGAGCGAAACAAAAAAGAAATGCTCAGTGAAGACAAGCTTAAACTTGCAAAAGAAGCAGCCATAAAGAGCATGGTCCTTCTGAAAAATTCGAGCAAAACCCTACCGCTGAGCGCATCTCAGAAAGTAGCGTTTGTCGGTCCTCTCGTCAAAGACCAACGAAACTTGCTCGGGTCATGGAGCGGCTTTGGTGATTGGAACAAAGCCACCAGCATCTGGCAAGCACTCGACACCAAATTTGGTGCGGACAAATTCCTCTACGCAAAAGGCTGCAATATACTGGACGATGAAGTCCTGATCTCCAGACTCAACCACGATGGTGCCTTGCTCAAAAAAGATGAGCGCTCGCCGCAAGAACTGATCGACGAAGCCGTCTCAACGGCAAAGAAGGCTGACGTGGTGGTTGCAGTGCTGGGTGAACCATTCATATTTAGCGGTGAAGCCGCCAGCAGAAGCATGATCGGTCTGCCGGAAAACCAGGTCGCCCTGTTGAAAGCATTGAAGGCGACAGGCAAACCGATCGCACTCGTCCTGATGAACGGCAGACCACTAACGCTGCCATGGGAAAACGCGAACATGGATGCCATTTTAGAGAGCTGGTATGGCGGCACCAAATCTGGTGACGCGATTGTTGACACGCTATTTGGTGACGCGAATCCGTCAGGCAAATTATCAATCACGTTCCCTATAAACGTGGGACAGATCCCGATCTACTACAACGCAAAAAACACCGGGCGCCCATACGCGCCAAACGAAAAATATCGATCGCAGTATCTCGACATACCTAATCAGCCACTGTATCCATTCGGCTACGGTCTCAGCTATACAACTTTCGATTACACCGAGCCGCAACTGAGCCGCACCTCGATTACTCCCGCCGAAACCATCACTGTCTCAACAAAGGTAAAAAATACGGGTGATCGCCCAGGAGTTGAAACAGTCCAGTTCTACATCAGGGATCTGGTTGGATCGATTACTCGTCCGGTCAAAGAACTCAAACACTATCAAAAGGTAGAACTAAAGCCAGGTGAAGAGAGAACAGTCGAATACAAACTGACTGTTGATGATCTGAAATTCTACAATTCTGATTTGAATTATGTCGCCGAACCAGGAGAATTCGAAGTCTACTGCGGCACTGACAGCAACAATTTGAAGAAAGCGAAGTTCACTCTGCACTAA
- a CDS encoding alpha/beta fold hydrolase has protein sequence MKIKRVPAALFSGCALCALMTAPMAQIASANDLIAQAGSTSSTQTPSFLKQAGQMLLDNAQKRVINNLNQNLQNQQNPKTQPQYPTQPDSQYSSQTDSQYSNQTNSQYPSQTNPYLQPNPSQINSPYPNQTGGQYPYGTNQPSSIQQNGQYPYGSQYPAQPNAPLTGAASVSGGGTAAGTNLSTGSNPTTAPQRKVSAPCRSWLPPDQTPVACLLCIHGLGLQSNSYEFFGKEQSRRGLAVYAIDVRGFGSWMNAKGKTKVNFDECLDDIKTTLESIHAANPGKPVYLLGESMGGAIALRAASLYPQLVDGLISSVPAGERFNQGKTSMKVFLNLLTGFNVANVGNDLVNQATQNQKLKSQWQDDPLARLNLSPQELIQFQDFMNFNHDAAKKVTDMPVLFVQGTGDQLVKPEGTWELFNDVAAKDKSFFAVPGEHLIFEEAQTQDPGPRDQNFRVISSWLTAKVGRRVRRGPMDGIGAPGGPGGGYGGGYGGPAGFGSRAPINLAGLEGPAQMLDNRQYTNAINALEQIRAQKPTDPNVLALLGKAYFQSGAPEKAGPLFRQAMRIRRAGGDQAQAFNSYLLNIGGQGIGAAGGYAGAGGAAGGYSGGGGAASNYTAVGSGAAPASTPTTPAQSTSPFDKLSSLFGLNTTGSASQIFAPASKAKVYAFYANWADQCKGMNDAMAQLANTYGDRVEINRVNIEDSANDALADKFKVGPIPTVVFVSPTGKVGQTIIGESTFNNYARALDSVTKLQ, from the coding sequence ATGAAAATAAAAAGAGTTCCTGCAGCACTGTTTTCGGGTTGTGCGCTGTGCGCTTTAATGACGGCGCCAATGGCTCAAATTGCTTCTGCTAATGACTTGATTGCCCAGGCCGGTTCAACGTCTTCGACGCAAACTCCTTCATTTCTCAAACAAGCCGGTCAGATGCTTCTGGACAATGCGCAGAAGCGTGTCATCAACAACTTAAACCAGAATTTGCAGAATCAGCAAAATCCTAAGACTCAACCGCAATATCCAACTCAACCGGATTCGCAATATTCGAGTCAGACGGATTCGCAATATTCCAATCAGACAAATTCACAGTATCCAAGCCAAACAAATCCATATCTTCAACCCAACCCAAGTCAAATCAATTCGCCATATCCGAACCAGACAGGCGGTCAATACCCGTACGGAACCAATCAACCAAGCTCAATACAGCAGAATGGGCAATATCCTTATGGGTCGCAATATCCAGCACAACCGAACGCCCCGCTCACAGGTGCCGCCTCTGTATCAGGTGGTGGAACTGCAGCAGGCACTAATCTGTCTACAGGTAGCAATCCGACCACAGCTCCGCAGCGCAAAGTCTCTGCACCCTGTCGTTCGTGGCTACCTCCTGATCAGACACCAGTTGCATGTCTGTTATGTATCCACGGTCTTGGATTGCAAAGCAATTCATACGAATTTTTTGGCAAGGAACAATCCCGACGCGGTCTGGCCGTCTACGCAATCGACGTGCGAGGCTTCGGCTCCTGGATGAACGCAAAAGGCAAAACGAAAGTCAATTTCGATGAGTGCCTCGACGATATAAAAACAACACTCGAATCAATTCATGCTGCCAATCCCGGCAAGCCAGTTTATTTACTGGGCGAATCAATGGGCGGCGCGATCGCGTTGAGAGCGGCATCTCTTTACCCCCAGCTTGTTGATGGCTTGATTTCATCGGTTCCAGCAGGTGAACGCTTCAACCAGGGAAAAACGAGCATGAAAGTCTTCCTGAATCTGCTCACTGGCTTTAACGTCGCCAACGTTGGCAACGATCTTGTCAATCAAGCAACGCAGAATCAAAAGTTGAAAAGTCAGTGGCAAGATGACCCGCTGGCTCGATTGAATTTGAGCCCGCAAGAGCTGATTCAATTCCAGGACTTCATGAACTTCAATCATGATGCAGCTAAAAAAGTCACCGACATGCCGGTGCTGTTTGTCCAGGGCACTGGCGATCAACTCGTGAAGCCGGAAGGAACATGGGAATTGTTCAATGATGTTGCAGCTAAAGACAAATCGTTCTTCGCTGTGCCCGGTGAGCATCTGATTTTTGAAGAAGCACAAACCCAGGACCCCGGACCACGTGATCAAAATTTCCGAGTCATATCGTCGTGGTTGACGGCCAAAGTTGGCAGGCGTGTTCGCCGCGGACCGATGGATGGCATCGGGGCTCCTGGAGGACCCGGTGGTGGTTACGGTGGCGGTTATGGTGGTCCAGCAGGATTTGGCAGTCGCGCTCCCATCAATCTCGCAGGATTGGAGGGACCGGCACAAATGCTCGATAACAGGCAATATACCAATGCCATCAACGCACTTGAACAAATTCGCGCACAAAAACCTACGGACCCGAACGTTCTGGCTCTTCTCGGCAAGGCATATTTCCAGAGCGGTGCTCCTGAAAAAGCTGGACCTTTGTTCAGGCAGGCAATGCGAATTCGCCGAGCCGGTGGCGATCAGGCGCAGGCATTCAACTCATATTTGCTCAACATCGGAGGACAGGGCATTGGTGCAGCGGGCGGTTATGCCGGTGCGGGTGGTGCAGCAGGCGGATATTCGGGCGGGGGTGGTGCCGCAAGCAACTACACTGCGGTCGGTTCCGGCGCTGCGCCGGCTTCGACTCCAACGACACCAGCCCAGTCAACGAGCCCGTTCGACAAGCTTAGCAGTCTGTTCGGACTTAACACTACAGGCAGTGCCTCACAGATCTTCGCACCAGCCAGTAAAGCGAAAGTCTATGCATTTTATGCAAATTGGGCAGACCAGTGCAAAGGCATGAACGATGCTATGGCGCAACTCGCCAACACCTATGGTGACCGGGTCGAAATAAATCGCGTCAACATCGAAGATTCAGCCAACGATGCGCTTGCCGATAAGTTTAAAGTCGGACCAATTCCAACGGTTGTATTCGTCTCTCCGACCGGTAAAGTCGGACAGACAATTATCGGTGAATCGACCTTCAACAATTACGCACGAGCCCTCGACTCGGTAACTAAACTCCAGTAA
- a CDS encoding bacterioferritin, whose amino-acid sequence MNDSDKKVAIQILNKIMELELAGVVRYTHYSLMIYGYNRIPIVSWLKDNANESLQHAYKAGELVTLMGGHPSLKIGPLLETEKHDVGDILRESLEHESAAITAYYELLKASEGKSVLLEEYAREMIMGEELHLDEVNKMLRKPGDIQPFHE is encoded by the coding sequence ATGAATGATTCGGATAAAAAAGTAGCGATACAAATTCTCAATAAGATTATGGAACTCGAGTTGGCAGGAGTTGTTCGCTATACCCATTATTCTCTTATGATTTATGGATATAACCGCATTCCAATCGTGAGCTGGCTCAAGGATAACGCCAACGAGAGCCTGCAACACGCTTACAAAGCAGGTGAACTGGTGACGCTAATGGGCGGTCATCCTTCGCTTAAAATCGGACCTCTCCTCGAAACTGAAAAGCATGATGTGGGTGATATATTGCGTGAAAGCCTCGAGCACGAGAGTGCCGCTATCACTGCTTATTACGAACTGTTGAAAGCCAGTGAAGGCAAGTCTGTATTGCTCGAAGAATATGCACGAGAGATGATTATGGGCGAGGAGTTGCATCTCGACGAAGTTAATAAGATGCTGCGTAAACCTGGCGATATTCAGCCATTCCATGAATAG
- a CDS encoding ion transporter — translation MSGIQNTLYAKFYPPAPPRSMSPLNAFLSGLIISCSIVVVLETEPTIAGPNRHMFVLLDTLFASVFIIEYFVRLWVIGCDPRYSGVIGRIKYMVTPMAVIDLLSIVPFFFVAFSNNFFLVRVARLFRMISLAKFSRYSRAMTEFAEVILSRKSELLLSLGIVFTVLLFASAVMYEVEGVAQPEAFGSIPRALWWGVETLTTVGYGDVYPRTLLGKICCGLTAIAGIGLIAMPTGVVAAAFTETFARMRDQNFDDE, via the coding sequence ATGAGCGGAATCCAAAACACTTTATACGCGAAGTTCTATCCACCTGCGCCACCGCGATCGATGTCGCCCCTTAATGCGTTTCTCTCCGGGTTGATTATTTCTTGCAGCATTGTAGTTGTCCTCGAGACGGAACCAACGATTGCCGGCCCGAATCGGCACATGTTTGTGTTGCTGGACACACTATTTGCAAGCGTGTTCATAATCGAATATTTTGTGCGACTCTGGGTGATTGGATGCGATCCACGTTACTCAGGCGTGATCGGACGTATTAAATACATGGTGACACCAATGGCGGTGATTGATTTGCTTTCAATCGTGCCATTTTTCTTTGTTGCTTTCAGTAATAATTTCTTCCTTGTTCGCGTGGCTCGCTTATTCAGAATGATTTCGCTTGCTAAGTTCAGCAGATATTCCCGAGCTATGACCGAATTTGCAGAGGTGATTCTTTCTCGCAAATCTGAGTTGCTGCTCAGTCTGGGAATTGTGTTTACGGTGCTGCTGTTTGCCTCGGCGGTCATGTATGAGGTGGAAGGTGTCGCTCAACCGGAGGCTTTCGGAAGCATTCCTCGCGCTCTCTGGTGGGGCGTAGAGACTTTAACAACAGTAGGTTACGGTGATGTGTACCCGCGCACACTGCTCGGTAAAATTTGCTGTGGACTGACTGCGATCGCTGGTATCGGTTTGATAGCGATGCCGACAGGTGTCGTGGCTGCAGCGTTTACTGAGACCTTCGCACGTATGCGAGACCAGAATTTTGACGACGAATAG
- a CDS encoding DUF3142 domain-containing protein, protein MNTSGASATNRISAARKSGARAAGAERKFVSPFYATLIFSLFLPGVMLAGKVAGLHHIFAPAVSATTHVPSVNLWAWERDEDLSFIDPSKVGVSYFAGMIYVRGASTEFRPRTQKLKLPAGVHSVPVFRIETLRGEGLPGSVSTSDARPPEFAAADYIAKSIVKAIKSLPSSDTVQIDFDALADERPFYRTILKKLRQELPPERRISITALGSWLLSDKWLQDGDADEVIAMMFSIGADRKNILQRVQSQRLDSGTNAQVSLGISANESLTNKALFAAHLQNQFDKVYIFNSRPWNRDRFDAIAKEAFQK, encoded by the coding sequence TTGAACACATCCGGTGCTAGTGCAACAAACAGAATTTCAGCTGCGAGGAAATCAGGAGCAAGGGCTGCTGGCGCCGAGCGAAAGTTCGTTTCGCCATTTTATGCGACTCTCATTTTTTCGCTGTTCTTGCCGGGAGTTATGCTGGCAGGAAAGGTGGCAGGTCTGCATCACATTTTTGCGCCGGCTGTGTCCGCCACCACTCACGTCCCGTCCGTCAATCTGTGGGCTTGGGAACGCGACGAAGATCTGTCGTTCATCGACCCGTCAAAGGTCGGTGTATCGTACTTTGCTGGAATGATTTATGTGCGTGGAGCCAGCACTGAATTTCGCCCGCGCACTCAGAAGTTGAAATTACCGGCGGGCGTCCATTCTGTTCCGGTATTTAGAATCGAAACGTTGAGAGGTGAAGGATTACCAGGCTCGGTGTCGACCTCAGATGCACGTCCTCCAGAATTTGCTGCGGCTGATTACATCGCAAAGTCTATTGTTAAGGCAATCAAAAGTCTTCCATCGTCGGATACGGTGCAGATTGATTTTGATGCGTTGGCAGACGAACGTCCGTTCTACAGAACCATCTTGAAGAAGCTTCGGCAGGAACTGCCGCCTGAGAGAAGAATTTCAATAACGGCGCTGGGTTCCTGGTTGCTATCGGATAAATGGCTTCAGGATGGCGATGCAGACGAGGTCATAGCCATGATGTTCAGTATCGGGGCGGACCGAAAAAATATTCTGCAACGTGTGCAATCTCAAAGATTGGACTCAGGCACAAATGCACAGGTATCGCTGGGAATTTCGGCAAACGAGAGTCTTACTAACAAGGCATTGTTTGCTGCGCATCTTCAGAACCAGTTCGACAAGGTCTACATATTCAATTCTCGTCCATGGAATCGCGATCGATTCGATGCAATTGCAAAAGAGGCTTTTCAAAAATGA